A section of the Telopea speciosissima isolate NSW1024214 ecotype Mountain lineage chromosome 3, Tspe_v1, whole genome shotgun sequence genome encodes:
- the LOC122655805 gene encoding 2,3-bisphosphoglycerate-independent phosphoglycerate mutase-like isoform X1: MSNTGFSWKLADHPKLPKGKTIALIVLDGWGEANPDKYNCIHVADTPTMDSFKQGAPERWRLIKVHGTAVGLPTDDDMGNSEVGHNALGAGRIYAQGAKLVDLALASGKIYEGEGFKFIKECFDNGTLHLIGLLSDGGVHSRLDQLQSLLKGASERGAKRIRVHILTDGRDVLDGSSIGFLETLENDLSKLREKGIDAQIASGGGRMYVTMDRYENDWGVVKRGWDAQVLGEAPFKFRSAVEAVKKLREDHKANDQYLPPFVIVDESGKAVGPILDGDAVVTFNFRADRMVMLAKALEYEDFDKFDRVRFPKIHYAGMLQYDGELKLPRLYLVSPPEIERTSGEYLVHNGVRTFACSETVKFGHVTFFWNGNRSGYFNPEMEEYVEIPSDVGITFNEQPKMKALQIAEKARDAILSGNFHQVRVNLPNSDMVGHTGDIEATIVACKAADEAVKMMIDAIEQMGGIYVVTADHGNAEDMVKRNKKGEPLFDKDGNIQILTSHTLQPVPIAIGGPGLQPGVRFRNVPNGGLANVAATVMNLHGFEAPSDYEPTLIEVVDN; encoded by the exons ATGAGTAACACTGGATTTTCATGGAAACTGGCGGATCACCCGAAGCTCCCCAAGGGGAAGACCATTGCCTTGATCGTTTTGGATGGCTGGGGCGAAGCCAATCCCGATAAGTACAACTGCATCCATGTCGCCGACACCCCCACTATGGATTCCTTTAAACAG GGTGCACCGGAGAGATGGAGGTTAATTAAGGTGCATGGTACAGCTGTGGGGCTTCCAACCGATGACGACATGGGAAACAGTGAAGTCGGTCATAATGCACTTGGCGCTGGACGGATTTATGCCCAAGG GGCAAAGCTTGTTGACCTTGCTCTTGCCTCGGGAAAAATCTATGAAGGAGAAGGTTTTAAATTCATAAAGGAATGTTTTGACAATGGCACATTGCACCTCATTGGGTTATTGAGTGATGGGGGTGTTCACTCTCGGCTTGATCAATTGCAG TCGCTGCTAAAAGGAGCTAGCGAGCGTGGTGCAAAGAGAATCCGTGTTCATATTCTTACTGATGGCCGTGATGTTTTGGACGGTTCAAGCATTGGGTTTCTGGAGACTCTTGAGAATGACCTCTCAAAATTACGGGAGAAAGGCATCGATGCACAGATCGCTTCTGGTGGTGGTCGCATGTATGTTACAATGGATCGTTATGAG AATGACTGGGGTGTTGTGAAACGAGGATGGGATGCCCAAGTTCTTGGTGAAGCACCATTCAAGTTTAGGAGTGCGGTGGAAGCTGTGAAGAAGCTAAGGGAGGATCACAAGGCTAATGATCAGTACTTGCCTCCTTTTGTTATAGTTGATGAGAGTGGGAAGGCTGTCGGCCCCATATTGGATGGTGATGCTGTTGTCACTTTCAACTTCCGTGCAGATCGAATGGTTATGCTTGCTAAGGCACTTGAGTATGAAGACTTTGATAAATTTGACCGTGTTCGATTCCCAAAGATCCACTATGCTGGAATGCTCCAATATGATGGGGAGTTGAAGCTCCCAAGGCTCTACCTTGTTTCACCTCCAGAAATAGAGAGAACATCTGGTGAATATTTAGTGCACAATGGTGTCCGCACTTTTGCTTGCAG TGAAACTGTCAAGTTTGGTCATGTAACTTTTTTTTGGAATGGGAACCGGTCAGGGTACTTTAACCCAGAAATGGAGGAGTATGTGGAAATTCCAAGTGATGTGGGAATTACTTTCAATGAACAACCGAAGATGAAGGCTTTGCAGATTGCTGAGAAGGCAAGAGATGCGATCCTTAGTGGCAACTTTCACCAG GTACGAGTCAACCTGCCTAATAGTGATATGGTGGGGCACACAGGAGACATCGAAGCAACCATTGTTGCTTGCAAGGCTGCTGACGAAGCTGTCAAG ATGATGATTGATGCCATTGAACAAATGGGTGGAATTTATGTTGTTACTGCTGATCATGGGAATGCTGAGGACATGGTTAAGAGGAACAAGAAAGGGGAGCCTCTTTTTGACAAAGATGGCAACATTCAAATACTTACTTCTCATACTCTTCAACCT GTACCGATTGCAATTGGAGGCCCTGGTCTACAACCAGGTGTTAGATTCCGAAACGTTCCAAATGGAGGGCTTGCCAATGTTGCTGCAACTGTTATGAATCTTCATGGATTTGAGGCTCCAAGCGACTATGAGCCGACTCTGATTGAGGTTGTTGATAACTAA
- the LOC122655805 gene encoding 2,3-bisphosphoglycerate-independent phosphoglycerate mutase-like isoform X2, producing MISTAKLVDLALASGKIYEGEGFKFIKECFDNGTLHLIGLLSDGGVHSRLDQLQSLLKGASERGAKRIRVHILTDGRDVLDGSSIGFLETLENDLSKLREKGIDAQIASGGGRMYVTMDRYENDWGVVKRGWDAQVLGEAPFKFRSAVEAVKKLREDHKANDQYLPPFVIVDESGKAVGPILDGDAVVTFNFRADRMVMLAKALEYEDFDKFDRVRFPKIHYAGMLQYDGELKLPRLYLVSPPEIERTSGEYLVHNGVRTFACSETVKFGHVTFFWNGNRSGYFNPEMEEYVEIPSDVGITFNEQPKMKALQIAEKARDAILSGNFHQVRVNLPNSDMVGHTGDIEATIVACKAADEAVKMMIDAIEQMGGIYVVTADHGNAEDMVKRNKKGEPLFDKDGNIQILTSHTLQPVPIAIGGPGLQPGVRFRNVPNGGLANVAATVMNLHGFEAPSDYEPTLIEVVDN from the exons ATGATATCTAC GGCAAAGCTTGTTGACCTTGCTCTTGCCTCGGGAAAAATCTATGAAGGAGAAGGTTTTAAATTCATAAAGGAATGTTTTGACAATGGCACATTGCACCTCATTGGGTTATTGAGTGATGGGGGTGTTCACTCTCGGCTTGATCAATTGCAG TCGCTGCTAAAAGGAGCTAGCGAGCGTGGTGCAAAGAGAATCCGTGTTCATATTCTTACTGATGGCCGTGATGTTTTGGACGGTTCAAGCATTGGGTTTCTGGAGACTCTTGAGAATGACCTCTCAAAATTACGGGAGAAAGGCATCGATGCACAGATCGCTTCTGGTGGTGGTCGCATGTATGTTACAATGGATCGTTATGAG AATGACTGGGGTGTTGTGAAACGAGGATGGGATGCCCAAGTTCTTGGTGAAGCACCATTCAAGTTTAGGAGTGCGGTGGAAGCTGTGAAGAAGCTAAGGGAGGATCACAAGGCTAATGATCAGTACTTGCCTCCTTTTGTTATAGTTGATGAGAGTGGGAAGGCTGTCGGCCCCATATTGGATGGTGATGCTGTTGTCACTTTCAACTTCCGTGCAGATCGAATGGTTATGCTTGCTAAGGCACTTGAGTATGAAGACTTTGATAAATTTGACCGTGTTCGATTCCCAAAGATCCACTATGCTGGAATGCTCCAATATGATGGGGAGTTGAAGCTCCCAAGGCTCTACCTTGTTTCACCTCCAGAAATAGAGAGAACATCTGGTGAATATTTAGTGCACAATGGTGTCCGCACTTTTGCTTGCAG TGAAACTGTCAAGTTTGGTCATGTAACTTTTTTTTGGAATGGGAACCGGTCAGGGTACTTTAACCCAGAAATGGAGGAGTATGTGGAAATTCCAAGTGATGTGGGAATTACTTTCAATGAACAACCGAAGATGAAGGCTTTGCAGATTGCTGAGAAGGCAAGAGATGCGATCCTTAGTGGCAACTTTCACCAG GTACGAGTCAACCTGCCTAATAGTGATATGGTGGGGCACACAGGAGACATCGAAGCAACCATTGTTGCTTGCAAGGCTGCTGACGAAGCTGTCAAG ATGATGATTGATGCCATTGAACAAATGGGTGGAATTTATGTTGTTACTGCTGATCATGGGAATGCTGAGGACATGGTTAAGAGGAACAAGAAAGGGGAGCCTCTTTTTGACAAAGATGGCAACATTCAAATACTTACTTCTCATACTCTTCAACCT GTACCGATTGCAATTGGAGGCCCTGGTCTACAACCAGGTGTTAGATTCCGAAACGTTCCAAATGGAGGGCTTGCCAATGTTGCTGCAACTGTTATGAATCTTCATGGATTTGAGGCTCCAAGCGACTATGAGCCGACTCTGATTGAGGTTGTTGATAACTAA
- the LOC122655806 gene encoding L-ascorbate oxidase homolog, with translation MAVTKSVVALLWCLSAVAMVCAEDPYFYFTWNVSYGIISPLGVPQQVIMINDEFPGPNINSTSNNNLVVNVFNNLDEPLLFHWNGIQQRKNSWQDGLPGTNCPILPGTNFTYQFQVKDQIGSYFYYPSLGMQRAAGGFGGLRVNSRLLIPVPYLDPEDDYTVLIGDWYTKSHTALKQVLDSGKTIGKPNGVLMNGKNKADSESPLFTMKPGKTYKYRVCNVGLKVSLNFRIQGHNMKLVELEGSHVVQNVYESLDVHVGQCYAFLITADKDPKDYIMVASSRFTQYNISATGLIRYTNSKAPASPELPKAPVGWAWSLNQFRTFRWNLTASAARPNPQGSYHYGKINITRTIKLANTASTVDGKLRYAINGISHVDPTTPPKLAEYYGVADKVFEYDLVKDEPAEDEKKITIAPSIVNATFRNYIEIILENHEKGIQTWHLNGYSFFAVAIETGKWTPEKRKNYNLLDAVSRNTIQVYPYSWAAIMLTFDNAGLWNLRSTMQERAYLGQQLYISVLSPGRSLRDEYNLPDTALVCGIVKDMPKPPPYSSGA, from the exons atggcgGTGACGAAGTCTGTGGTAGCGTTGTTGTGGTGTCTCTCGGCGGTCGCCATGGTCTGTGCTGAAGATCCGTACTTCTACTTCACGTGGAACGTGAGCTACGGAATCATCTCCCCTTTGGGTGTACCTCAGCAGGTCATTATGATCAACGACGAGTTCCCTGGTCCCAACATCAACTCCACCTCCAACAACAACCTAGTCGTCAATGTTTTCAATAATCTCGACGAACCATTACTCTTCCATTG GAATGGCATCCAGCAAAGGAAGAACTCATGGCAAGATGGATTGCCCGGGACCAACTGCCCTATCCTTCCCGGAACCAACTTCACATACCAATTCCAGGTGAAGGACCAGATCGGTAGCTACTTCTATTACCCATCCCTTGGCATGCAAAGGGCTGCCGGCGGCTTCGGAGGTCTCCGTGTCAACAGTCGTCTGCTCATCCCTGTCCCTTACCTAGACCCAGAAGATGACTACACTGTCTTGATTGGGGACTGGTACACCAAGAGCCACACCGCCCTCAAGCAGGTTCTTGACAGCGGAAAAACCATCGGAAAGCCCAATGGTGTCCTCATGAACGGCAAGAACAAGGCCGATAGCGAATCCCCACTCTTCACCATGAAGCCTGGCAAAACCTACAAGTACAGAGTCTGCAACGTTGGGCTCAAAGTCTCCCTTAACTTCAGGATCCAAGGCCACAACATGAAGCTTGTAGAGCTTGAGGGTTCCCACGTAGTGCAGAACGTGTACGAGTCCCTTGACGTTCACGTTGGGCAGTGTTATGCGTTTTTGATAACAGCTGACAAAGACCCTAAGGACTACATCATGGTTGCCTCCTCCCGCTTCACCCAATACAACATTTCCGCAACCGGACTCATCCGCTACACCAACAGCAAGGCACCAGCATCTCCTGAGCTACCTAAAGCACCCGTCGGTTGGGCTTGGTCTCTCAACCAGTTCCGTACCTTCCGTTGGAATCTCACTGCCAGTGCTGCCCGCCCTAACCCACAAGGCTCATACCACTACGGTAAAATCAACATCACTCGCACCATCAAGCTCGCCAACACCGCATCCACCGTCGACGGCAAGCTCCGCTACGCCATCAACGGTATCTCCCATGTTGATCCAACCACCCCACCAAAGCTCGCTGAGTATTACGGTGTAGCCGACAAGGTGTTTGAATATGATCTCGTGAAGGATGAGCCCGCTGAGGACGAGAAGAAGATCACCATTGCACCCAGCATCGTCAACGCCACCTTCCGTAACTACATCGAAATCATCCTCGAGAACCACGAGAAAGGCATCCAGACATGGCACTTGAATGGTTACTCCTTCTTTGCTGTAGCCATCGAAACTGGCAAGTGGACCCCAGAGAAGAGGAAAAACTACAACTTGCTCGATGCTGTTAGCCGCAACACAATCCAGGTCTATCCTTACTCCTGGGCTGCTATCATGCTTACCTTCGACAATGCCGGTCTATGGAATCTGAGGTCCACCATGCAAGAGAGGGCCTACCTTGGACAGCAGCTCTACATCAGCGTTCTATCCCCTGGCCGCTCTCTTAGGGATGAATACAACCTCCCTGACACTGCTTTGGTCTGCGGTATTGTGAAGGACATGCCCAAGCCACCTCCTTACTCCTCCGGcgcataa
- the LOC122655807 gene encoding L-ascorbate oxidase homolog codes for MAMTKSVVALLCCLSAVAMVCAEDPYFYFTWNVSYGTISPLGVPQQVIMINDEFPGPNINSTSNNNLVVNVFNNLDEPLLFHWNGIQQRKNSWQDGLPGTNCPILPGTNFTYQFQVKDQIGSYFYYPSLGMQRAAGGFGGLRVNSRLLIPVPYLDPEDDYTVLIGDWYTKSHTALKQVLDSGKTIGKPNGVLMNGKNKADSESPLFTMKPGKTYKYRVCNVGLKVSLNFRIQGHNMKLVELEGSHVVQNVYESLDVHVGQCYAFLITADKDPKDYIMVASSRFTQYNISATGLIRYTNSKAPASPELPKAPVGWAWSLNQFRTFRWNLTASAARPNPQGSYHYGKINITRTIKLANTASTVDGKLRYAINGISHVDPTTPPKLAEYYGVADKVFEYDLVKDEPAEDEKKITIAPSIVNATFRNYIEIILENHEKGIQTWHLNGYSFFAVAIETGKWTPEKRKNYNLLDAVSRNTIQVYPYSWAAIMLTFDNAGLWSLRSTMQERAYLGQQLYISVLSPGRSLRDEYNLPDTALVCGIVKDMPKPPPYSSGA; via the exons ATGGCGATGACGAAGTCTGTGGTAGCGTTGTTGTGCTGCCTCTCGGCAGTCGCAATGGTCTGTGCTGAGGATCCCTACTTCTACTTCACGTGGAACGTGAGCTACGGAACCATCTCTCCTCTGGGCGTACCTCAGCAGGTCATTATGATCAATGACGAGTTCCCTGGTCCCAACATCAACTCTACCTCCAACAACAACCTTGTCGTCAATGTCTTCAATAACCTCGATGAGCCATTACTCTTCCATTG GAACGGCATCCAGCAAAGGAAGAACTCATGGCAAGATGGATTGCCCGGGACCAACTGCCCTATCCTTCCCGGAACCAACTTCACATACCAATTCCAGGTGAAGGACCAGATCGGTAGCTACTTCTATTACCCATCCCTTGGCATGCAAAGGGCTGCCGGCGGCTTCGGAGGTCTCCGTGTCAACAGTCGTCTGCTCATCCCTGTCCCTTACCTAGACCCAGAAGATGACTACACTGTCTTGATTGGGGACTGGTACACCAAGAGCCACACCGCCCTCAAGCAGGTTCTTGACAGCGGAAAAACCATCGGAAAGCCCAATGGTGTCCTCATGAACGGCAAGAACAAGGCCGATAGCGAATCCCCACTCTTCACCATGAAGCCTGGCAAAACCTACAAGTACAGAGTCTGCAACGTTGGGCTCAAAGTCTCCCTTAACTTCAGGATCCAAGGGCACAACATGAAGCTTGTAGAGCTTGAGGGTTCCCACGTAGTGCAGAACGTGTACGAGTCCCTTGACGTTCACGTTGGGCAGTGTTATGCGTTTTTGATAACAGCTGACAAAGACCCTAAGGACTACATCATGGTTGCCTCCTCCCGCTTCACCCAATACAACATTTCCGCAACCGGACTCATCCGCTACACCAACAGCAAGGCACCAGCATCTCCTGAGCTACCTAAAGCACCCGTCGGTTGGGCTTGGTCTCTCAACCAGTTCCGTACCTTCCGTTGGAATCTCACTGCCAGTGCTGCCCGCCCTAACCCACAAGGCTCATACCACTACGGTAAAATCAACATCACTCGCACCATCAAGCTCGCCAACACCGCATCCACCGTCGACGGCAAGCTCCGCTACGCCATCAACGGTATCTCCCACGTTGATCCAACCACCCCACCAAAGCTCGCTGAGTATTACGGTGTCGCCGACAAGGTGTTTGAATATGATCTCGTAAAGGATGAGCCCGCTGAGGACGAGAAGAAGATCACCATTGCACCCAGCATCGTCAACGCCACCTTCCGTAACTACATCGAAATCATCCTCGAGAACCACGAGAAAGGCATCCAAACATGGCACTTGAATGGTTATTCCTTCTTTGCTGTGGCCATCGAAACTGGCAAGTGGACCCCAGAGAAGAGGAAAAACTACAACTTGCTCGATGCTGTCAGCCGCAACACAATCCAGGTCTATCCTTACTCCTGGGCTGCTATCATGCTTACCTTCGACAATGCCGGTCTATGGAGTTTGAGGTCCACCATGCAAGAGAGGGCTTACCTTGGACAGCAGCTCTACATCAGCGTTCTATCCCCTGGTCGCTCTCTTAGGGATGAATACAACCTCCCTGACACCGCTTTGGTCTGCGGTATTGTGAAGGACATGCCCAAGCCACCTCCATACTCCTCCGGTgcctaa